One Bdellovibrio bacteriovorus genomic window, ATGGGAATTCTTAAATCCATTGGTGAATTTTTAGTTGGCAAAGACCCTGACATTTTTGATGAAAAGGGCAACGTCTCGCACAAACTTCCAAAGAAAAAATGGGAAGCTTGGCACAATCGCACAAAAGTAGATCCCACTTACAATTGGCGCAACCACACCGGCATCACCGGGGCTGCGAACCAAAAGAAAAAGCCTAATTAAAAAAAGGTCCCAAGCGGGACCTTTTTTTATTTCTGTTTCATCGATTTTAAAATCAGTATGGTCAGCGTTTCTGATCATTATTCGGTCAGGAATCTAGGTTTGCAACGCCAGACTTCGTCACCTCCATGAAGCAAAGTTACTTTCTAGGTCATGAAAACTAACCTTCCCTAGTTAAATTTAAAGAGAGGCATGGCATCCTGCTTGCACAGTGACACCTCGAATTAATCTGTTTTGTCGATTGAGGGCCACGGTGCCCCTACATGCGCCGATTGGAAGGGTCATTATGAAAACAAACTTTCTTATCTACGTGATGATAGCGTTTGCCCAAACTTCGGCCCAAGCTCAGCTCATGGATCTTCCCAATCCTTTTGATGATGCCGCTAGCACACCTACCTATGAAGTTGAAGCACCTCTATCTATTGGTTCGGAGGTGGTCTTTATTCGAAATAGAAAATACGATATCGGTCTCGTCGTTGATTTCGCAGGAGATCGAGTTTGGCTAAGATCTTTAAACTCCAACACGATCCATGAAGAATCCCTAGATCGTGTTTCTGTCAAGACCGCTCAGTGTTCATCTCTTGGTTACTGTCCTAGCGACAGAGTGTTAAGCCGCTACAAAGGCATAGAATCCTCCGGTGGCGCACAGCTAGGAGAAAGGTATTCAACGGGGATTGTTCTTGGACTTTATAAGCCCAATCTGGTTGCGATAAAAGATAACGAAGATGGTCGAATTGATATTAAAGAACAGAACTCAGTTTACGGCAAAGATGTTCGTTGTGACGCATATTCCTCGATTTGTGTTGGCGATAAGATCAACTCGAGCTACGTAAGCGGTCGCCCATACGATTATCCGGGCACCGTCTCCGGGGTCTACTCCAATGGCGCAATCTTTATCAAAAACAACGGCCGTGAAATACAGGTATTCCTTGATCGCAACTCGTTCAAATTCAAGCAGAGCTCATCGCAATAGCTTTGCGCCAGTCTGATTCTGAGCACTACGTGTATCGGTGTTTATTCCTTATTTAGAAATCCAGCGACATTTTAAACCACCGGGTAATTAGCCCCTCACACCTCGCCAACCTCGTGCAATTTGTCTCACGCCCATCGTAATAACCAACCTAGCAAACTTGAGCGACTAAAACCCGTGGCCTCGACTTTGCTTACCTTCCTTGGTTACCCCGCAACCAAAGGGAAATGAATGCGCAATTTAAATGGGTCCACTTCACCACTCCGCTCTGACTCTCCGCTTGTTCAAAAATGTCTACAGGAAGTTTTTGAACTTAAATCCCTGCGCGAGGGGCAGGCCGAAGTGATCGATTCGGTTTTTCAAGGAAAACATACGCTCGCGGTCATGCCGACGGGGGCTGGTAAATCTTTGTGCTTTCAATTGCCCGCGATGGTACTTCCGGGCGTGACCATTGTGATTTCACCTTTGATCGCGCTGATGAAAGATCAAAAAGCCAAACTGTCGGCGTTAGAAATCAGCACTTTAGAACTGAATAGCTTTGTCAGAGCTAAAGACCGCGATAAAGAGCGCCAAGAATTTAAAAATGGGAATACCGAGTTTATCTATGTAACGCCCGAAAAATTCGTTTCCGAAGATTTTTTATTATCAATGAAGAATATTGAGATTGATTTACTGGTGATCGATGAAGCTCACTGCATCAGCCAGTGGGGTCATGATTTTAGGCCTGCCTACTTAAAGATTCATGAAAGCTGGAAACAGTTAAAGAAGCCTCAGATTTTAGCCCTCACCGCCACAGCCACCCAGGAAGTGATTGAAGACATCAAAGAGCAACTGTGCCTGCCGGAGCTGAATATTTTTGCCCAAAACATTTTTCGCGAGAACCTTTTTTATGAAGCTATTGTCTTAGAAAAAGAAGAAGACAAAATACCGGCATTAGAAAATATTTTAAAACTTAAAACCGGTTCAGGCATTATATATTGCGCCACGATCAAGCAAGCCGAAGCCGTTTATGAAAAACTTCACGCGGAAAATTTCCCGGTCTATATTTATCACGGAAAAATGAAGCTAGATGATCGCGTCGATCAAAGAACCGCGTTTATGGCCTCAAAAGACGGCATCATGGTGGCCACCAATGCATTTGGAATGGGTATTGATAAACCCGACACTCGCTTGGTGGTGCATTTTAACTTCCCCGGATCCTTGGAATCTTATTACCAGGAGTCCGGTCGCGCGGGGAGAGATCGCGAACCCGCCCAGTGCATTTTGCTGTATCTTAAAAAAGACAAAGCCACGCAAAGCTTTTTTAATGCTCGTAAGTATCCCACCTTAGAGCAGCTTCAATCACTTTACAGCGCGCTGAAGGCCATTAAAAACTCTGAAGAATTAAAGTCTTTGCTTCAAAGCCTTTCGATCCCGAAAACAAAACTGGCGGTTCTTATGGACCTGTTGAAAAAAGAGGGCGTCTTAGGCGGAAAGGGCCCTAAATTATCATTGATGAAAAAAGACCTGACAACAGAGGATCTTAAGTCCCTTTTTAACTCTTACGAAGCCAAGAGAATGAAAGACGCCGACAAATTAAAGAAAATGATCCTTTACGCCCAAACGGCGTTATGTCGCTGGAATTATATCCTGAACTATTTCGGTGAAACAGAGCTGACGACTGTTTGCGGAAATTGCGATAATTGCGTGAAAGGATCTTCTGAACTTAAAGAAGTTTACTCATGAACCGTACTCATTTTTGCGAATATTTTTTTTTAAAATTCTTGAGAACCAGAATTTACTTTAGAAACAAACTGATTTTCCGAAGTAGAATACTATGGGAAAATTCTGGATCGTTCTTATCATCTTGGCAGTCTTCAAATCCGCTCTGGCAGGCCCCGCTACGCTCACCTATCAAGGCCGAATCATAGATACATCCGGCAGACCTCTGGAAAACTCAAATATTTCTTTTGAATTTGCCATCACAAATCCTTCGGGAACCTGCATATTATTTAAAGAACAGCTCAATGGTGTGGATTTAAGAAATTCCAACGGCGTCTTTGATACTCCCATCGGGGCCGGCACCAAAAGTTTTCCGCCAGACCCTAGCGTGAACCTGGTTGATGTTTTCAGTAACTCTGCAAGCCTTCAATGTGAAGGCGGCTCAACTTATAACCCGGTCGCCACCGATGGTCGCTTACTTCGTGTCCAGTTTTACGATGGAAAAGGCTGGAAACTTATTTCACCAGATAACATCATTCGCAGTGTCCCTTACGCAAATCAAGCTTCAAATAGTATGAAGCTGGGTAATAAGCTTGCTGAGGATTTTGTTTTAAAGACAAACATCCCCACGTGCGCTACGGGTTATTTATTAACCTCCACCACCGCCGGAGTTCTGACCTGCGCGGCGGATACCGGAGGCTCCAGTGGAAGTGTGAACTCTATTTCTGGTACGGGTCCCATCACTGTTGCCGAAACCGCGCCAAACTCGGGCATCTATCAAGTATCAGCGGCAATTGGAACAACGGCTTCCACTCTTGTCGCCGGGAACGATTCTCGCATCTTGAATTCCCTGCAGATCGGCGCCACCGCCGGTGGCGGTCTTGCTGGCACCTACCCCAATCCTTCAATTGCCGACAACGCCATCACGTCCTCAAAATTAGCGGCGAACTCAGTCACTTCCGACAAGATACTTAATGGCTCCATCTCGCTCGCCGATTTAGCGCCCGGCACAGATGAGGGCCAAGTCTTTCGCTATAACGGAACGACCTGGAGTTATGCAAAATTAAACTTTGCAGATTTAACAAATGCCACTGGAAACTCCCCATGGCCTTCTTCTTCCTGCGCTGCCAATCAGTTTATCACCTGGGTGTCGGTGAGTGATGGCTTTTCATGTACCTCTTTAAACTCATCGATGATTACTTCGGCTTTAGGATTTACTCCCTTAACAAACGCGCGAACTCTTACGGTGGGCGCGGGATTAAAGGCCGATGGCACATTGGGAGCAACAGTTGATCTTTCGGCAAATCGCACTTTAGCGATTGATGTCGGAACCGGAGCCAATCAGATTCCTCAGTTAGATGCTTTGGGGAAAATTCCAAATTCGGTTTTACCTAGTGATGCCACACTGTGGAGCTCCGATTCCGGAAATGTGTATCGATCTACGGGTAAAGTCGGAATCGGAACAACGACCCCCGCAAAAAATTTAGATATCCAAGGAAGCGGTGGAACCGGAGTGATTATTGGGGACTCTACTGGCGCGGCCGGCCTCTCCGTAAGTGGAGTGACATGGACCGGGGTCGGACTTGAACGCCAAGGCAAACGCCGCTGGCAAATATATTCGAACATAAATGATGCAAATGATGGTACCAATGTCGGGACAGATTTTATCATCGGACGATTTAGCGATTCAGGCGCCTGGATTTCAACCCCATTGATGATTCAACGCTCTTCCGGCAATGTGGGGATTGGCACTATCACCCCCTCGACCAAAGTTGAAGTCATCGCCGCCGACAACGCAACCGCTGTGCGCGCGCGAACCAGCGCCAATTTAAACAGTGAATCTGTTTTTTATAGCGTTCAAGATCGCGGAAGATTTGGCTATGATGGCGTTAGAAATTCCGTCGTCATCGATGATAAAAACTCCGCCGGCTCAACAACAACAAAACACATCACCATGGATACAGCTGGCAGTGAACGCCTGAGAATCACCAGCGCGGGAGAGGTCGGCATTGGTACCACAACTCCGTGGGGAAATTTTGAGGTGGTAGCGCCCGATGCCGTGGTGAGAGCTACCGGAAGCGGGGGAAAACCCAGCGCCATTGCGTCTGCCAGAGACTTTGGCGGTACTTCCATTGCTGCGGGTGACTTGTTAGGGGGTCTTTATTTTCAAGACAAAAATACGTCAGATACAGGTTTTTTAAATAATATCGCGACCATCTTAGGCTCTATTGATGCCACCGGTGGAACAACTCGTCACAAAGGACGAATTACTTTCAACACCAGTGACGGCACTAACGTCACGGAAAGACTGCGAATTGATTCTGGCGGCAATGTGGGGATCGGTACGACCTCCCCTACTTACAAACTTGATGTTAATGGTTCGGCGAACTTTGCAAGTTTGTATATTAATGGTGTTTTATTTAATGGAGCTTCCAACAGTAATGGAGTGAGCGCGGGCGGTGGGCAGGTTACATCTGTCACGCAAACCTCAACAGATGCAGCATCCGGTGCTCGATCTGCCATCGTCGTTCAAAATAATGGAACCGGTGGCGCCAATGAGTATAACTTCATCGCAAAAAATGCGGCGGGAACTACGACTTCTTATATACGTCAAGACGGGACCGCTTGGTTTGGTGGACCCATCACGACCACCGGGTCTTTAAACAGTGCGACTTTGTATACGCCATTTATTTATGGCGGAAATACCTCGTCCCAAAATCTTACTTTAGAATCTACTTCGCACGCCACCAAAGGATCTATAGTCCTGCAACCCAATGGCGGCAAGGTCGGTATTGGTACGACCACCACTCCGGACTACAACCTCACCGTCACCACCACGCAGTCGGCACCGCTTAATGGTTTGGCTTTAGGGTTTGCCGTGGATAGAAAACCTGCATCGGGTACTGCCGCTAACGGAATAAGTTCGGGGCTCGTCTTCAGAGCCGCAAATGACGCTGGAGCACTTAAAGGTTCGTCGGATATTCACGGTATTCTGACAAATGTCACCGACGGCAGTGAAACTGGGGATCTTGTCATACGCACAAGAAAAAGCGGGACCCTTAATGAGGTCTTAAGAATCACATCAGATGGAAATTTGGGCGTACATACCTCCACTCCCAAAGCAAAGCTTGATGTTTCCGGCGCAATGGCTATTCGAGGTCGTCTTACGTCAGGCACAACTGCGGTCAGCGATGAGGTTTTACCCACGCAAGGCGCGTACATCGGCTGGAATGAAAATAACGGAAGTGGACGAACAAATTTCATGAACCACCCAGGTGTTGGAGGCGGAGGATTTGAATGGAATATGTTTGATGGCACTGGCGCCTACACCGGCACGCCCATGATGATTAGCAACCTGGGTTTTGTCGGGATCGGCACCAGTACGCCGACAGAACAACTCACTGTATCCGCCACCACACCCCGTTTCCGATTAGAAGACAACAATAGCACCTACGATTCGAACTCATTTACGGGGACGATCAAGTGGACCGACTCTTCGAACAATATTGCTTACAGCTTGGGCGATAACGATACGGCTTCGAAAACGTTCTCAATCAGTAACAATTCTGGAACCTCCGCGATCACTCAAATAGCGATGAATAACTCACCGGTCCTGACCGTGCTTGATTCCGGAAATGTCGGGATCGGCACCACCAACCCGGGATATAGTTTGGATATCGTTAAGCCTGATACGGGAACGACCGTTAGAGTTATTAATTCTGATTCAACTACGGCGCACTATCCGGGATTTTCAGCTTACAACTATCAAGGGAGCTCAGGTGGCGGCTTTCCGTTTTTGGAATTCCAAAACTTAGGTGGAACAAGTGCGTCGCCCGCAGCTGTCGCCTCAGGCTCCACCGCCGGAGGCATAGGATTTAAAGCTCACAACGGCACCGCCGTTGTTGACACCGGCAGGATTTATTCGATTGTGGAGTCGGGATTTGGCAGTTCAAATAGAAGTAGCAGTTTGACGTTCTTAACTGCAGGAACGAGCTCCCTCACCGAAAAAATGCGAATCACGTCCGGTGGCAATGTCGGCATCGGCACAACCAGCCCCACCTCAAGACTTGAAGTTAAATCTAACTCGGACGCTAGTATTGCGGCGGCTGTCTTTAATGAAAACGCGACCGCCAATGCTGTGGCCGCAAGCTCTGTTTATTCAGATGGCGCAGGCTTTAGCATGGAAGCCTACAGCACCGCATCCACCGCAACCTATTCCGGAGGCAGCTCCTTAGCTGATGCCATCGTTTTAAGAACTCACACCTCACGACCTCCCGCAAGAATGATCGCCGGCACCAGCACAAACATTCCATTTCACCTCATGACTGCGAACACCAATCGGCTTACGATTGATGGAACCGGCAATGTAGGCATCGGCACCGCTTCTCCCGGATATGCTCTGCAAGTGAGCTCTGCAACCAATGGCGTGGGATCCATTGTTGATGTCGCCAAATTCACCCAGGCTGGTGGGGCTCCTTATGATGGTGCGCGAATTTTGTTGGGTGCTGGCGGCGTCAATGTTCAGTCGGCTATTTCGGGCGATGTCGTTTCGGTAGGAAACACCCGCCTTCAGTTTTGGACTTCCGGCTCTGGAACTTTAGCGGAACGAATGCGCATTGATACTTTAGGAAGAGTCGGCATCGGCACAACCAGCCCCACCTATACGCTAGATGTGGCGGGTGATGTGAATGCCTCTGGATGTTTGCGGTCTAGTGCGGGAACAGCCAGCGGAACTTGCGCCTCTGATGAGAGACTAAAAACAGATATTCAAAAATTTGATTTAGGTCTGGACGCGCTATTAGGTATCACCCCTCACCGCTTTAAATATAACGGCCTAGGAGGAATCACGCCGAGTGGAAAACCCGAGCTTGGCGTGCTGGCCCAGGAAGTTGAAAAAACGGCGCCCGAACTTATTGTCAGCAAGGAAGTGAAATTATATCCTGAAGACAGTCACAAGACTCAGATTAAACAGGTGAACTACACGGCGTTTACTTATGTGCTCATAAATTCAGTGAAGGAGCTTTACCACCGCTGGATGCAAGACAGCCAAGATATTCATCGCGAAATGGCTTCTTTAAAATCAGATAATGCCGAGCTTAAAAAAGAAAATAGCGAAATTAAGGCCTATCTTTGCGCCAAGGATCCAGGGGCGTCCTTCTGCCGCGGTTCCGTCGTGACGGGAAAAAACTGAACGGCTAGCTGATAAACATCATCTGGCGAAGTGGTCGCACCTTCTTCGATACACTCCTTAAGAAAATCATTAATTTTGATCTTCAGTCTTAAGGCGTTTTCTTTGGAACACGTAAAGGCCCCCGATACAATGTGGCGGCGCTCTAACGATCGTTCATCAACGGCATGATCCATCAGGTTTCGGGCATAATTCACCACGGACCGATGGTACTTGCGTACGGATTGTTTGGATGATTTTGATTGGAACTCAAAATACTTTTCAGAGGCCTTCAAAATTCCGCCAACCTCGATGACAAAACCTTTTTTATGCAAAATATCCAAGACGGATTGAATAAAAAAGCGGGGTAATTTTAAGCGCGAAGAAATAAAATCCAGAGACCCGTCATACCCATTAAGACGAGTCACTAAAAGGATCGCCATAGGTTCCCATCGCGAAATCACATCAAAGTCTTTTAACGATACTAAATTCCAACCGTGAACTCGCACCACCGAAGACTTAGCGCCGGGATTGTAGCCATGAATTTTAAAGGTATTTACGTAAATCTCAGAGCGACTTTCGTCGTCAATATCAAGAATCTCACAAAGATCTTCGACCATATCAAATGGAACAGGCCTAGTCCCTTTGAGGATATAAGACAAATACACATGACTGACGTTGAGCTTACGCGCCATCCACCGGACCGAAAGACGCGGAAAATCTTTCTTCTTTTTCTCGAGGGCTCTTTGAAAAATACCTGGGGGAAGTTCGATCGACATAAGCAAACCATACCAAAGATAGGCAGACGTGACCACGACAGCCACAGCTTACGAAAAAAAGTAAATGCGCCCCAGCACCCAATTCAGATTCTGGCTATCCAGAATGTTCTCAAAAAGATACCAAAACCCAATTATAAATATCTAATTCTATTGGTAGCTCTCCTTTTGAGCCTTAGGATGTGAGGCATGGCAACGGTCAAAGATGACTTTATTTTGGCAACCCGATTAAAAAAACTGTGTATTGAAAAAGGCATCTCTATCAAAGAGCTCAGTTTAGAGACCGAGGTCCCTTTAAAGACCATTTATGGCTGGATCGCGGGAAGTCATCCTCGCAATCTAAGAGACGTAAAAAAGGTGGCAGAAGCCCTTGGGGTCACCATTGAAAGCCTCTGTTTTGCTTCTCCGTCCAAGACAAAATCCCCTACGGCAAAAAAAGATTCCTTTCGCGATGAAGAGTGACGTTATTAAGTAAAAAATATCTTCCCGGATCGCTCTCTGGAATTCCCCTCGCCTTTTTGCTACAACGGACCGCTACGAGGCGAGAATGTTTAAAGTCTTACTTATTTTATCCGTATTTAGTTTCGTCCCTGGATTTGCGCTAGCCACAAAGCTAGCTGATACTTATCGCTTTGAGACCCAAAAAATTCTGCGTGACCTTGATAAGCTAGGAATAGATAAAATAGCGTGTATTTCAAAAGCGGAGAAGAAAAATTGCTTTCATCCTCTGGAACTTTTGAAGATCGCGGATCAGGTAAAGTGGGTGGAACTTGAATCTTTCCATAAAGCGGCTGGAACACCTCGCGGAGGCGCCTTTTACTCCCCTATCGAAAACACAATTTATTTGAATAAATCTGTGCCCCACATTCGACAATTCATTGGTTACGTCGGTCTGCATGAAATTTTAGGCTTGGTCGGGGCGACAGAAACAGATTTTGGAATCAGCCTAGCGGCCTACCGAGCGATTCGTCTTTTTGACCCCTCGTCCAAAAACCTTCAGCCCACTTGGCGATGGGACATTATAAAAACCGACCTGATGACGACTCCTGAAATTTCAACACTTTCTTATTCCGACCCCGAATATAATAAACTTCGCAGAAGCACTGAAGGGGGTGGCGTTTTCGTAGGTGGTGGTGGTGGCGACACCCGAAGCTTTCAGCTGCGTGTTGAAGTTTTTGAACATATGAGTAAATATGTACCCATTATGATTTTCGTCGATATGCACTTTGCCAATGTGAGTATTGAAGTCATAAACTCCAACAAAAAAGAGATTTACTATCACACGGTTGGTTCTTTACTCAATCGCATCTTTGTCCCTGAGTCATTATTAAATCTTCGATCCCTTCGAGATCCCCGCGTGAGTTTTGCGGTGGAGGACATCGCCTGGTTCCTAGCGAGCACATATCCCCAGTTTACAAACATTCCCTATAAAACAACAATGGACGGCCGTGTGGAACCCGTAAGCCTTCGCGGACTTCATCCTAAGGCGATAAAACAGATCTGGTGTGAAAAGAACAATTTCAGTTCTCCGATCCGGGCCTGCGATCTAGGTTACTGAAAATTTATCTTTAAGACTCTTTAAAACATCCTGCGCTGTTTTTTCGGCCTGCGGTTTCACGATAAAAATATCATCCACTTGCCGACCCCACGTATGCACGCGGGCCGCCCGGATGCTCACACCCAAATCACTTAGGGATTTCGCGGCTGACGC contains:
- a CDS encoding RecQ family ATP-dependent DNA helicase, whose translation is MRNLNGSTSPLRSDSPLVQKCLQEVFELKSLREGQAEVIDSVFQGKHTLAVMPTGAGKSLCFQLPAMVLPGVTIVISPLIALMKDQKAKLSALEISTLELNSFVRAKDRDKERQEFKNGNTEFIYVTPEKFVSEDFLLSMKNIEIDLLVIDEAHCISQWGHDFRPAYLKIHESWKQLKKPQILALTATATQEVIEDIKEQLCLPELNIFAQNIFRENLFYEAIVLEKEEDKIPALENILKLKTGSGIIYCATIKQAEAVYEKLHAENFPVYIYHGKMKLDDRVDQRTAFMASKDGIMVATNAFGMGIDKPDTRLVVHFNFPGSLESYYQESGRAGRDREPAQCILLYLKKDKATQSFFNARKYPTLEQLQSLYSALKAIKNSEELKSLLQSLSIPKTKLAVLMDLLKKEGVLGGKGPKLSLMKKDLTTEDLKSLFNSYEAKRMKDADKLKKMILYAQTALCRWNYILNYFGETELTTVCGNCDNCVKGSSELKEVYS
- a CDS encoding tail fiber domain-containing protein; the protein is MGKFWIVLIILAVFKSALAGPATLTYQGRIIDTSGRPLENSNISFEFAITNPSGTCILFKEQLNGVDLRNSNGVFDTPIGAGTKSFPPDPSVNLVDVFSNSASLQCEGGSTYNPVATDGRLLRVQFYDGKGWKLISPDNIIRSVPYANQASNSMKLGNKLAEDFVLKTNIPTCATGYLLTSTTAGVLTCAADTGGSSGSVNSISGTGPITVAETAPNSGIYQVSAAIGTTASTLVAGNDSRILNSLQIGATAGGGLAGTYPNPSIADNAITSSKLAANSVTSDKILNGSISLADLAPGTDEGQVFRYNGTTWSYAKLNFADLTNATGNSPWPSSSCAANQFITWVSVSDGFSCTSLNSSMITSALGFTPLTNARTLTVGAGLKADGTLGATVDLSANRTLAIDVGTGANQIPQLDALGKIPNSVLPSDATLWSSDSGNVYRSTGKVGIGTTTPAKNLDIQGSGGTGVIIGDSTGAAGLSVSGVTWTGVGLERQGKRRWQIYSNINDANDGTNVGTDFIIGRFSDSGAWISTPLMIQRSSGNVGIGTITPSTKVEVIAADNATAVRARTSANLNSESVFYSVQDRGRFGYDGVRNSVVIDDKNSAGSTTTKHITMDTAGSERLRITSAGEVGIGTTTPWGNFEVVAPDAVVRATGSGGKPSAIASARDFGGTSIAAGDLLGGLYFQDKNTSDTGFLNNIATILGSIDATGGTTRHKGRITFNTSDGTNVTERLRIDSGGNVGIGTTSPTYKLDVNGSANFASLYINGVLFNGASNSNGVSAGGGQVTSVTQTSTDAASGARSAIVVQNNGTGGANEYNFIAKNAAGTTTSYIRQDGTAWFGGPITTTGSLNSATLYTPFIYGGNTSSQNLTLESTSHATKGSIVLQPNGGKVGIGTTTTPDYNLTVTTTQSAPLNGLALGFAVDRKPASGTAANGISSGLVFRAANDAGALKGSSDIHGILTNVTDGSETGDLVIRTRKSGTLNEVLRITSDGNLGVHTSTPKAKLDVSGAMAIRGRLTSGTTAVSDEVLPTQGAYIGWNENNGSGRTNFMNHPGVGGGGFEWNMFDGTGAYTGTPMMISNLGFVGIGTSTPTEQLTVSATTPRFRLEDNNSTYDSNSFTGTIKWTDSSNNIAYSLGDNDTASKTFSISNNSGTSAITQIAMNNSPVLTVLDSGNVGIGTTNPGYSLDIVKPDTGTTVRVINSDSTTAHYPGFSAYNYQGSSGGGFPFLEFQNLGGTSASPAAVASGSTAGGIGFKAHNGTAVVDTGRIYSIVESGFGSSNRSSSLTFLTAGTSSLTEKMRITSGGNVGIGTTSPTSRLEVKSNSDASIAAAVFNENATANAVAASSVYSDGAGFSMEAYSTASTATYSGGSSLADAIVLRTHTSRPPARMIAGTSTNIPFHLMTANTNRLTIDGTGNVGIGTASPGYALQVSSATNGVGSIVDVAKFTQAGGAPYDGARILLGAGGVNVQSAISGDVVSVGNTRLQFWTSGSGTLAERMRIDTLGRVGIGTTSPTYTLDVAGDVNASGCLRSSAGTASGTCASDERLKTDIQKFDLGLDALLGITPHRFKYNGLGGITPSGKPELGVLAQEVEKTAPELIVSKEVKLYPEDSHKTQIKQVNYTAFTYVLINSVKELYHRWMQDSQDIHREMASLKSDNAELKKENSEIKAYLCAKDPGASFCRGSVVTGKN
- a CDS encoding TIGR02147 family protein, translated to MSIELPPGIFQRALEKKKKDFPRLSVRWMARKLNVSHVYLSYILKGTRPVPFDMVEDLCEILDIDDESRSEIYVNTFKIHGYNPGAKSSVVRVHGWNLVSLKDFDVISRWEPMAILLVTRLNGYDGSLDFISSRLKLPRFFIQSVLDILHKKGFVIEVGGILKASEKYFEFQSKSSKQSVRKYHRSVVNYARNLMDHAVDERSLERRHIVSGAFTCSKENALRLKIKINDFLKECIEEGATTSPDDVYQLAVQFFPVTTEPRQKDAPGSLAQR
- a CDS encoding helix-turn-helix domain-containing protein, which produces MATVKDDFILATRLKKLCIEKGISIKELSLETEVPLKTIYGWIAGSHPRNLRDVKKVAEALGVTIESLCFASPSKTKSPTAKKDSFRDEE